A window of the Emys orbicularis isolate rEmyOrb1 chromosome 1, rEmyOrb1.hap1, whole genome shotgun sequence genome harbors these coding sequences:
- the LOC135895229 gene encoding protocadherin-8-like, producing the protein MGLDRDRRSLASPPRLVYLCCLLSVTLCKTVRYRTYEEDAPGTVIGTLAEEMHVKAPGEISFRLMEQFSNSSLVRVREGDGQLSIGEEGIDRERLCGQSLQCVLAFDVVSLWQEQYRLVHVELEVRDINDNAPRFPQAHIPLEVSESAAPGTRLPLEIAVDPDVGSNSIQSFQLSRNSHFGIEAQPRADGGKSAELVLLQELDRETQAAYTLELVAQDGGSPARSGTATVSVRVLDANDNSPAFPQGSVTVELGEDAPRGSLLLDLDAADPDEGPNGEIVYGFGSQVPAEARQLFRLDPLSGRLTLEGPVDYERQRTYELDVQAQDRGASPLAATCKVIVRLADVNDNAPGISISPLSGAPAGAGVAYVSEAAARDSFVALVSTSDRDSGPNGQVRCALYGHEHFALQRAYADSYVLVTAAPLDRERIPEYNLTLVAEDLGSPPFKTIRQYTVRVSDENDNAPLFSKPVYEVAVLENNPPGAYLATVVARDPDLGRNGKVLYRLLETQVLGAPISTYVSVDPATGAIYALRTFNYEILKQLDLRIQASDGGSPQLSSSALIKVRMVDQNDNAPVITHPVLTNGSMEIGVSSKAPPDSLVAQIKARDADDGVNAELTFSFVEEPQQQPELFAINKKTGEIVLRGDLSEELGQVFKVILSVTDNGRPPLVTTATVNFLVTATAPSSSHEVAKPSSWEEKALEWDIPLIVIIILAGSCTLLLVAIITIATTCNKRKKETEIKNNGPLTERIDISHLEKGMQEDSSPRGNAFEARSFPSKASFTNPAPSPPAEEVSSSETSTVNACFYEGQKRLRATNGEPYASSPNYSKESTPPVAIWKGHSFNTISAREAEKFSGKDSGKGDSDFNDSDSDISGDALKKDLITHMQNGLWACTAECKILGHSDRCWSPSCGRSNPHSSPHPSAQLSTFCKSTSLPRDPLRRDNYYQAQLPKTVGLQSVYEKVLHRDFDRTITLLSPPRSGRLPELQEMGVPLYQAPSTRYLAPQTDTSEKV; encoded by the exons ATGGGTCTTGATAGGGACAGGCGCAGCCTCGCCTCTCCGCCGCGCCTCGTCTACCTCTGCTGCCTGCTCTCGGTCACCCTCTGCAAGACGGTGAGATACCGCACTTACGAGGAGGACGCGCCGGGCACGGTCATCGGCACTCTGGCAGAAGAGATGCACGTGAAAGCGCCCGGAGAGATAAGTTTCCGCCTGATGGAGCAGTTCAGCAACAGCTCGCTGGTCCGGGTGCGGGAGGGGGACGGGCAGCTGAGCATCGGCGAGGAAGGGATCGACCGGGAGCGGCTGTGCGGCCAGTCCCTCCAGTGCGTCCTGGCTTTCGACGTGGTGAGCTTGTGGCAGGAGCAGTACCGGCTGGTGCACGTGGAGCTGGAGGTGCGGGACATCAACGACAACGCGCCGCGCTTCCCCCAGGCGCACATCCCGCTCGAGGTGTCCGAGAGCGCCGCGCCCGGCACCCGCCTGCCGCTGGAGATCGCCGTGGACCCGGACGTGGGCTCCAACTCCATCCAGAGCTTCCAGCTCTCGCGCAACAGCCACTTCGGCATCGAGGCGCAGCCGCGGGCGGACGGCGGGAAAAGCGCCGAGCTGGTGCTGCTGCAGGAGCTGGACCGCGAGACCCAGGCCGCCTACACCCTGGAGCTGGTGGCCCAGGACGGCGGCAGCCCGGCCCGCTCGGGCACGGCCACGGTGAGTGTCCGGGTGCTGGACGCCAACGACAACAGCCCGGCCTTCCCGCAGGGCTCGGTCACGGTGGAGCTGGGCGAGGACGCGCCGcggggctccctgctgctggacctggaCGCGGCCGATCCCGACGAGGGGCCCAACGGGGAGATCGTCTACGGCTTCGGCAGCCAGGTGCCGGCCGAGGCGCGGCAGCTCTTCCGGCTGGACCCGCTCTCGGGCCGCCTGACGCTGGAGGGGCCGGTGGATTACGAGCGGCAGCGGACCTACGAGCTGGACGTGCAGGCGCAGGACCGGGGCGCCAGCCCCCTGGCGGCCACGTGCAAAGTCATCGTGCGCCTGGCCGACGTGAACGACAACGCGCCGGGCATCAGCATCAGCCCCCTGAGCGGCGCCCCCGCCGGCGCCGGGGTGGCCTACGTCAGCGAGGCGGCGGCGCGCGACAGCTTCGTGGCGCTGGTCAGCACCTCGGACAGGGACTCGGGCCCCAACGGGCAGGTGCGCTGCGCCCTCTATGGGCACGAGCACTTCGCGCTGCAGCGCGCCTACGCCGACAGCTACGTGCTCGTCACCGCCGCGCCGCTGGACCGCGAGCGCATCCCCGAGTACAACCTGACCCTGGTGGCCGAGGacctgggctcgccgcccttcaAGACCATCCGGCAGTACACGGTGCGCGTGAGCGACGAGAACGACAACGCGCCGCTCTTCTCCAAGCCCGTCTACGAGGTGGCGGTGCTGGAGAACAACCCGCCGGGCGCCTACCTCGCCACCGTGGTGGCCCGGGACCCCGACCTGGGCCGCAACGGGAAGGTCCTTTACAGGCTGCTGGAGACACAGGTCCTGGGCGCCCCCATCTCCACCTACGTCTCTGTGGATCCGGCCACTGGGGCCATCTACGCCCTCAGGACATTCAACTATGAGATCCTCAAGCAGCTGGACCTGAGGATCCAGGCCAGCGATGGGGGCTCCCCTCAGCTGTCCAGCAGCGCCTTGATCAAGGTGAGGATGGTGGACCAGAATGACAACGCCCCGGTCATCACCCACCCCGTGCTCACCAACGGCTCCATGGAGATCGGGGTCTCCAGCAAGGCACCCCCCGATTCCCTGGTGGCTCAGATCAAAGCCAGAGACGCGGATGATGGGGTCAATGCGGAGCTCACCTTCTCCTTCGTGGAGGagccgcagcagcagccagagctcttcGCCATCAACAAGAAGACAGGTGAGATCGTGCTCAGGGGGGACCTGTCTGAAGAGCTGGGGCAGGTGTTCAAAGTCATCCTCAGCGTGACTGACAATGGCAGGCCCCCCCTTGTCACCACAGCCACAGTCAACTTCCTGGTGACTGCCACGGCACCCTCCAGCAGCCATGAGGTGGCCAAGCCAAGCTCCTGGGAGGAGAAGGCTTTGGAGTGGGACATTCCCCTGATTGTCATCATCATCCTAGCTGGGAGCTGCACCCTGCTGCTGGTGGCCATCATCACCATTGCAACCACCTGCAACAAGCGCAAGAAGGAGACTGAGATCAAGAACAACGGGCCCCTGACGGAGCGGATCGACATCTCCCACCTAGAGAAGGGGATGCAGGAGGATagcagccccagagggaatgcGTTTGAAGCGCGATCCTTTCCCAGCAAAGCTTCTTTCACCAACCCAGCCCCTTCTCCACCTGCAGAAGAAGTCTCCTCTTCTGAGACCAGCACTGTGAATGCCTGTTTCTACGAGGGTCAGAAACGACTTAGGGCAACTAACGGGGAG CCCTATGCCTCTTCTCCTAATTATAgcaaagaatccaccccacctgTGGCCATCTGGAAAGGTCATTCTTTCAATACCATATCGGCCCGAGAAGCGGAAAAGTTCAGTGGCAAAGACAGTGGCAAAGGCGACAGCGACTTTAATGACAGTGACTCTGACATCAGCGGGGATGCCCTGAAGAAGGATCTCATCACTCACATGCAGAATG gATTATGGGCTTGTACTGCTGAATGTAAAATCCTGGGCCATTCGGACCGCTGCTGGAGCCCATCCTGTGGCCGATCCAACCCTCACTCATCTCCTCATCCCTCAGCTCAGCTGTCCACCTTCTGCAAAAGCACCTCCTTGCCCAGGGACCCCCTTCGCAGGGACAACTACTACCAGGCCCAGCTGCCCAAGACAGTGGGTCTGCAGAGTGTCTACGAGAAAGTGTTACACAGAGACTTTGACAGGACAATCACATTGCTGTCCCCTCCTCGCTCTGGGAGGCTTCCAGAACTTCAGGAGATGGGGGTGCCCCTATACCAAGCCCCCTCGACTAGATACCTAGCCCCCCAGACTGACACTAGCGAGAAGGTTTAA